The genomic segment GGCGGGTGGCGGGTCTTCGCGTCCATCGTCGGGTGGAGCACCGCGCCCCGCGGCGGGCGACGCCAGCCTTGGAGTCATGTCCGGGTCGATGAAATCGTGAGCCGGAAGTATACCACGGCCGCGCGGCGGGTGGCGTGAACGGGCCCGGTGTCGGTAACGTGTCGCCCATGGATTCCGACGTCGTCATCGCCGCCGCCGCGCTCACGCGGCGCTTCGACGCGCTGGTGGCGGTGGATCGCCTCGACCTCCAGGTGCGCCGCGGCGTGATCTTCGGTCTTCTCGGGCCCAACGGCGCCGGCAAGACCACCACGATCAAGATGCTCACGACGCTGCTCCCGCCGACGTCGGGCTCGGCCTGGGTGGCGGGATTCGAGGTGTCCGCCCGCCCGCGCGACGTGCGGCGCCACATCGGCTACGTGCCGCAGCTGGTATCGGCCGACGGGGGGCTCACCGGCCGGGAGAACCTCACCCTGTCGGCGAAGCTGTACCGCATTCCGCGCGGCGAGCGCCCGCAGCGGATCGGCGCGGCGCTCGACTTCATGGGTCTCGCGGCCGCGGCCGACCAGCTGGTTCGCACGTACTCCGGGGGGATGATCCGGCGGCTGGAGCTGGCCCAGGCGATGCTGCACCAGCCGACGGTGCTGTTCCTGGACGAGCCGACCGTCGGGCTGGACCCGCTCGCCCGCCGCGCCGTGTGGGAGCGGCTCGAGGAGCTGAGAGGCCAGCGCGGCACGGCCATTCTGATCACCACCCACGACATGGAAGAGGCCGACGCCCTGTGCGACGAGCTCGGGATCATGCACCAGGGGCGGGTCGCGGCCCTGGGCACGCCGGAGGCGCTGAAGGACGGGATCGGCGCGGGCGCGACGCTCGACGACGTGTTCGCGCAGATCGCCGGGGGGACCATCGAGGCCGGAGGCAGTTACCGTGACGTCCATCGCACGCGCAGCACCGCCCGCCGCCTCAACTGACGGGGGCCTGGTCCTCGACTTCGCGCGGCAGAGCGTCGCCATCGCCGAGGTCGAGGTCCGCAAGCTCTCGCGCGACCCGACCGAGCTGCTGACGCGCGCCGTCCAGCCGGCGCTGTGGCTGGTGGTGTTCGGCCAGGTGTTCACCCGCGTGCGCGCCATTCCCACCGGCGAGCTGAGCTACATCGAGTTCATGGCGCCCGGGGTGCTCGCGCAGAGCGTCCTGTTCAGCGCCATCTTCTTCGGCATCGCGGCCATCTGGGAGCGGGACCTCGGCATCATCCACAAGCTGCTGGTGAGCCCGGCGTACCGCGGGGCGCTGGTGATGGGCAAGGCGCTCTCCGCCGGCCTCCGGGGCCTGACGCAGGCCGTGATCGTCTACCTGCTGGCCCTGGTGATGGGCGTCCACCTGCGGTTCTCGCCGCTGGCCCTGCTCGCGGTCGCGGCCATCGTGATGCTGGGGTCGGCCCTGTTCGCGACCTTCTCGCTGATCGTGGCCTGCGTCGTGAAGACGCGCGAGCGGTTCATGGGCATCGGGCAGGTGCTCACCATGCCGCTGTTCTTCGCCAGCAACGCGATCTACCCGCTGTCCATCATGCCCGCGTGGCTGCGGCTGGTGGCCCGCGCCAACCCGCTCACCTACCTCGTGGACGCGCTGCGCGGCCTGATGGTCCGCGGCGGGCACGCGGTGTTCGGCGCGGGTCCCGACGTCGCCGTGCAGGCCGGCGTGTTCGCCGTGCTGCTCGCGATCGCGGCCCGGCTCTACCCGGGGCTGGTGCGGTGACCCCGCCGCGCGGCAAGCCCCACAAGGCGGCGGCGAGCCGGCCTCACAGCCCCGAGGACTGGCTCGCCTCCCTGCCGCCCGCCGCCGCCGCCGAGCTGTCGCGGGTCCGCGACGTGGTGCGCCGCCACCTTCCGGCCGGCTACGAGGAGGCGGTGAGCGGCAACCTCCTCGTCTACCAGGTGCCGCTCGATCGCTACCCCGACGCCGGCCGGCCGCTGTGGTATGCCGCGCTCGGCGCTCCGAAGAGCTACCTCACGCTGCACCTGATGGGCGTGTACGCGAGCCGGGAGCTGAGCGAGCGGTTGCGTGCGGGCTTCCGCGCGGCCGGCAAGAAGCTCGCCATGGGCAAGGCCTGCGTCCGGTTCCACAAGGCCGACGACCTGGCCATCGGCACCATCGGTGAGATCGTGGCCGCCGTCCCGCTCGAGAAGTGGCTCGCGGTCGCGAGGGCCGCGCGCCGCAAGTGATGCGGCGCGGCGCCTCCCGGCCCGCCCATGCCCGGGCGCCGCGCCGCCGGTCGAGCGGGCGGCCCGCCCGGGACGGGGCGCGAGGGGCGGCGGCTACCGTTCGAAACTCATTGCGATAATATTCGTCGTACTTCACGGGACCATTCCCATGACCATCACGCGGGCACGAGAATACGCGGCGGGATTGCTCGGCTGCCTGGCCATCGTCGCGGCCTTCGGCGCCGGCGTCGGGCCGGCGACGGCCGTGGCGCAGGCTGCGGCCACGGCGCAGGTGGGCGGCGCCGTCCGTCCCTCGGATGCCGACCGCCGCTTCATGTCCGGGATGATCGTCCACCACGCGCAGGCCATCCTGATGGCCGGTTGGGCGCCGTCGCACGGAGCCGGCCCGGCGGTGGCCGAGCTGTGCCAGCGGATCGGCATCTCGCAGCGGGACGAAATCGCGGCCATGACGCGCTGGCTCCGCGAGCACGGGCTCGAGGTGCCGGACGCCGACACCACGGCCAGCCGCCGGGTGT from the Gemmatimonadales bacterium genome contains:
- a CDS encoding ATP-binding cassette domain-containing protein, translating into MDSDVVIAAAALTRRFDALVAVDRLDLQVRRGVIFGLLGPNGAGKTTTIKMLTTLLPPTSGSAWVAGFEVSARPRDVRRHIGYVPQLVSADGGLTGRENLTLSAKLYRIPRGERPQRIGAALDFMGLAAAADQLVRTYSGGMIRRLELAQAMLHQPTVLFLDEPTVGLDPLARRAVWERLEELRGQRGTAILITTHDMEEADALCDELGIMHQGRVAALGTPEALKDGIGAGATLDDVFAQIAGGTIEAGGSYRDVHRTRSTARRLN
- a CDS encoding ABC transporter permease is translated as MTSIARAAPPAASTDGGLVLDFARQSVAIAEVEVRKLSRDPTELLTRAVQPALWLVVFGQVFTRVRAIPTGELSYIEFMAPGVLAQSVLFSAIFFGIAAIWERDLGIIHKLLVSPAYRGALVMGKALSAGLRGLTQAVIVYLLALVMGVHLRFSPLALLAVAAIVMLGSALFATFSLIVACVVKTRERFMGIGQVLTMPLFFASNAIYPLSIMPAWLRLVARANPLTYLVDALRGLMVRGGHAVFGAGPDVAVQAGVFAVLLAIAARLYPGLVR
- a CDS encoding DUF1801 domain-containing protein; the protein is MTPPRGKPHKAAASRPHSPEDWLASLPPAAAAELSRVRDVVRRHLPAGYEEAVSGNLLVYQVPLDRYPDAGRPLWYAALGAPKSYLTLHLMGVYASRELSERLRAGFRAAGKKLAMGKACVRFHKADDLAIGTIGEIVAAVPLEKWLAVARAARRK
- a CDS encoding DUF305 domain-containing protein; protein product: MTITRAREYAAGLLGCLAIVAAFGAGVGPATAVAQAAATAQVGGAVRPSDADRRFMSGMIVHHAQAILMAGWAPSHGAGPAVAELCQRIGISQRDEIAAMTRWLREHGLEVPDADTTASRRVSGMGAAGTSGSMPGMPGMDQPMLMPGMLTGAQLARLDGARGPAFDRLFLTFMIQHHQGALTMVAQLMNAPGAGQDGFVFQFATDVNADQTAEIDRMSRMLAALPPAQRSP